ttcatctcgttcatctcttcaatgatcggtaacgGTCCGGCCACCGTAGTCAGAAGGGTTGGGAGAAAGTCTCTCCATATTTCCGTCGTAGCAATATGTCGTACCGTCTCCAAATTTTAGTGTGCAGAGGTGCGTGAcatttgggaatgacgaatccaccgacgACTTCATTATTTGGGCTAGTATTAATCATGGGAGCTTCAAAGGggagtccagctgttggataTTCATGAGTGCGAGCTCTAATCACAGCCTCCACGGAATTAGTATAGTCTTCGTCAACACGGTCGTCACTATCGTCAACCACGACCACTGACTCCCCGTTCCTCCTCTTTCCAGCATCAACAACAACGTGCACATCAACCTGTGGTAAAGAAGTTTGCAATTTCAGATGAATATTTGATAAACCGTTGAGTAGAACTTAAATCAAGAAGTCATAGAATTACTCACAGATGTGCCGGCTTCAATATGAGTTGATATATTCCAGGCAGGGGCTTTAACAGTTCGCTTGGGTctcgaattatgagaagaagatggattcttctgattatcctgcaacaaattattttcctatgatcaataactctgatcaaatggagatgaagaaaatatacaACTTACTGAGACGGACGCTTCCACTTCATGCTTCGACCGAGGTTTGTTTCGAGAAGACGTACTACTGTTATACATAGTGACGAAAGGTATGATAATCAAAATTTTCTCTGCGCGATGAAACTAACTTAGGAACGAAAGAAGTATTTGCGTAAATGATAAACCCTAAGTCTTGGAGATATATATGAGATACGGTAGGTGCTTATCTTCTGTGAGTAGTCAATTCAGTTGCGAGTTTTAatgaaaccctaagtttcaaacaagatcaatactggagacgcggaggaaaataacgtatTGGGGACTGTCCAAAGCTGGGTATAGTCACAAAGCCACACGGCCTTGTGTATATCGCATGTTTTCTCAGCATATGCGGCGTACCATAATATTTTACAGACGGAAACCTCCAAGACAAGTCCAAAAGGATCATGATGGGTTTTGGTGCATGAGCATTGGCTCtgtttgattcaatcaagaagaaccGCCATTATTAAAAGGATTTCtcattcaaaaggaaaatcttaatACTGAAGTGAAGAtattcaaataaagaagatgtctACTACTAAGGCTAAGaaaacattcaaatgtttaagtaAGTTCAGGAGTAAAGCTACTCATCAGATTCATCCGAGTTGTCGgatttatcagattcatcatcattatCCTTCTCAGAATCCTCTTCTCCGTCGGAGTCATTATCAGGGCCATTGATGAAGTATAGATGGATATTAGGATCGTCCGAGTCCGAGTTCTCTTCCGCCTCATCCTCGACTCGTTTCGCAATCTCTCTGAGTTCTTTGGTACGACGATCTGGCTTAATCTTGCGATCCCGTGGCACCCACAACGGTTCATCTTCTGAAGCATCAGAGTCGGAAGGTACACCTTCAGCAAATCGACGTCTTTCTTTAGCTGCTAGTATTAGGCGTCGGGTTTGATCCTTTTTACGCCGACGGTCGTCCGCCTCATCATCCTCGGATTTTCTCTTCATAATCTCAGCATAAGTGACTCTCCGGTCATTAAGGGGAATGTTAGGCTTTTCCCCCTGAGCGTGATTTGTCTTAGTTCTCGATTTGGCTGCAAAAGCTTTGAAATCCTCGTCGGAAGATCTGGAGGAACAACTATAATCATAATCGCTGCTACTGGAATTCACCATTTTATGGAACCAGGAGCATAAAATTATGGACATGCTGATAATAAATccactacaaaaatggtaattcttaactcttacctttttacaattccactaacaatagtgacggTAGTGCAAGAGTTAACACTTTAAAATTTGCTTGAATCTGCAAAAAACGAACAAAAACTTTAGcacctgatttttcataaaatcatgaacataattttcatcaTGTGAACAGTCACGACCAGGTTATGAAAATTTACATGAaagcaatatttcatcataaataattgtttactttaatgatttctcaaaatcaaattttatttgtcaacataaatatatatatatatatatatatatatatatatatatatatatatatatatatgcatgttaTATGTATATATACAAGACGCGGATTATTCacatatttttcatgaaaaatacatttcaCGTGAGCAGAACTcacgtaaaaaagaaaaaaaaaaattgtgaccaGGTCacgattttaaaaaaaaaaaaaaaatctcttttccttcgtacgaacatctttctttgaaacgaaggtttatttcgattttatgAAAAGTTCACACTATTTAAGatgaagttttggtttccatgaaagctcataaacaaaattttatcactggacacatgtctattttcaaaagaaaaatatctctCAAGCTATGGATTGTTGCTAGTCTCTTGAAATAacaatcgaacgaacatacgtttagtAAAACAatggttttcaacaaaactcacactcatatatacacatgtataaaattttaatatgatcaaagcatgaacaactcacgAAATCAACAAAAAACTAACCGGTCGGCGTTGGCCGGACGGTGGTCGGACGACGCCGGTGATCGACTGCTCCGATGGAAATTTCTCTGCTCCTCCTtgatggcgtgaaggtgatgaagagatgaaggtggtAGTCATGGAAAAAAAAAGGggttaattcccttttatatcaatttttatttccaaaacctaatttcacaaggatttccttttagggtcgggcccgtgaatcctaattcGATCAAGGTACCATCACCAAACcaacggttctacaccaatttatgcttgttggatgacgctctattatgccactgggttttcattcaagccatggttttctcattcagtcaaaaatccggtaacgtcttatcttacgactaagttcaattatttattttgtctgtggaaaatcaccattcagtgctgactgaggaacatgactgtccctcacaaagtaggggacttaatatagatggtggattttcgactaggattaaaatcgtaaaaccataattatacatgctcctgatccggcaatcagatgagtattgaggctcatgtctctcgttgaagcatgaaagctcatgccataaaatctctgactgagaaggctgccTCTCATAGTATGTGTAGATGTGTAATCtcccagctgaggcaacgacacatctcatgaatactgagcaatatcagtaattatttctatatagaatcgaaagattggaaggctcctagacagcgggcctgctagtatagagcgacaacgtcttcaggatacaacaaggtttttcctgactatataaaggaaatatgacgtttcaacaagctcatgtttctcaattctcagataaataatgctcctagacagcatgactgctagtatagagccgtcagttaattatctataatcgttaactgaatattcatcaatattctacgatttttagtaatatttcgtcacttgaatttgtggttcttcccagcagaattccacgggttagtgataaatattcaacgtgcgggaATCTGAGAAGCTATTGAGTAAGCCTTGACCAAAATGGTgttagtgtactcagcaataatgcacgaacgagcacctgaatgcgcaaacgagcattccaaaacatgaaggaacgatgaacctatacaaagtaggaagaaaataataaataataaaatattaatcaaggcgctagggactgggcccaccggacggccggtcgtgttgtggccagtcccatgtccaattttatattttatcatatttttattatttttcctgaccTCATGAAAATccattcatttgagcaaatctccttcgtctcaaggaaactacccagtctcatggtgtttcctcgtatcaaagaaataataaaaatttaggaaaggtgtcgcgggaccaggtCCACTAGCCAGCGGGCCATGccgtagccgtggccggtcccacacctcatgactccttattattttattatttccctcatcacaTGAAAATTCCATGATTTCATAATATTTCCCCAATTcgtgaaatattataaattagggagaaaatgCACGGGACCCGGGCTCTCGGTTGGCCATGCTCTAGccaaggccggtcccacacgcccatgtcttattattttaatattagttgtttcctcataccatggaaactctttcacttcaaggaaattccctagtttcagcaaactccttggattcatgaaatttcactcaagtccgtgaaaaataatataaaattcggGAAGTCCGTGGGACCATGCCATAGTCGGCCGGTCACGCCCTAGCCGGTCCACATTccccttattttatcattattattttttatgattccatcatctcatggaaactccttaatttcaacaaattccttggtttcaacaaacttcttgatttttatgatatttcccaaaaatcatgaaaatattataaattaagaaaaaatgccttgggaccggatccttggccggcaggccatgccttggcctagacggtcccacacctcatgattccttcattattttataattttattccttcatctcatgaagtttcacggtttcagcaaaatccctgatttcttcatattttctcaaaatgttgctcaaacgcacaccggaaaatatcgaaactctcaggactgagacacagacattatgcTGACGCGGGCATgtatccttgaccgaccaaggccggccctgaggcttgcaaatagccggtcccacgtgttttaataattttgacctaatttcctcaattgctcatattgggtccaaactcttcccaaacaactgggagtttgctaaAACGACCATCATCTAGTCCTATGACCACCAAGGGCGATCTCATGATCCCTTGGTCATTCCCTCatatctccataatcaggttctactacctgacgctcacacgagcactatttgaaaatgattaaaccagcatttaatcatcctttcaccaactgatcttcaagagactttggtatgttgctcacttgagcatatgggctctatatggtcggttcatcatcccttgtagccggtccctacttcattttcatgaatgattttcaataaatcatcaattcgacaattgatcaaaattagggtttcgaatccagagctctgcaaaacataattttgagcagattcaaacactaataattttacgttgatcccgtgatcaacactttaataaatATGCTCGGCTCatatgtcagcatcttaaattgacgtttgctcaaacgagcaatatttgctcagacgagcaatatttgctcaattaaaagaatattggttcaactatcaatattcgacgatgtcaacaattcattaaacgagcaacattttctcatacgagcaatattggttcaaatcatgaatattggctaaactgtcaatattcaataattcatgcgagcagcatttgctcatacAAGCAACAtctgctcatacgagcaatatttgctcagaccatgaatattggttcaattatcagtatttgctcagatgagcaacattttctcaatcCATGAATATtgtttcaactatcaatatttgctcagatgagcaatatttgctcagtccatgaatattggttcaactaacaatatttgctcagatgagcaacatttgctcaaaccatgaatattggttcaactatcaatattttctcagatgagcaacatttgctcagtccatgaatattggttcgactatcaatattcaataagtcaTCATATGATCAATACTTTcccagtccatgaatattgactattaatgttcaacagtttatcaaacgagcaacacttgctcaccttaacaatcaacgtaattatatcttcgtctcaacagacatgttcaattcatgagtctcagaatattttcAAATTATGTTCACCTCAACAATAAAAttactcatcgtcccataaattcagcaactgactaactaaatacacgtctgccttgcagactccacattcacgagacatcaatcgtgtcacatgggggatattaactagggttttggtatggcggtctacggaatGTGAGTTCATACACAcggtgagaatgtgagcaagtcgtgcaatcagttggaagagttagtaaagtagtgggtggaaagttaaccaagtatccgcacgatgagcaactggtttcaacacgattttccacttccccactctttgattcccgcaaatgtcacacttcatgggatcatggtgtcttcAATTCAGAAATAtttaagtctctgaatcctgattgaaaggacaagaatttctcgacaagttcatacagacaatctttcgtctacacgaactcatcgtctgaacaataactctcaactgagtaaattcaaccATTTAGAACTTTCttatgcagaatacacaacacacctacaatctcgatcaccattgatcttacacatttctcagcttccc
The nucleotide sequence above comes from Papaver somniferum cultivar HN1 chromosome 8, ASM357369v1, whole genome shotgun sequence. Encoded proteins:
- the LOC113306038 gene encoding glutamic acid-rich protein-like, with the protein product MVNSSSSDYDYSCSSRSSDEDFKAFAAKSRTKTNHAQGEKPNIPLNDRRVTYAEIMKRKSEDDEADDRRRKKDQTRRLILAAKERRRFAEGVPSDSDASEDEPLWVPRDRKIKPDRRTKELREIAKRVEDEAEENSDSDDPNIHLYFINGPDNDSDGEEDSEKDNDDESDKSDNSDESDE